In one window of Onychomys torridus chromosome 5, mOncTor1.1, whole genome shotgun sequence DNA:
- the Dhodh gene encoding dihydroorotate dehydrogenase (quinone), mitochondrial translates to MAWRHFRRLLDPEAAHRLAVRCTSLGLLPRATFQDSDMLEVRVLGHKFRNPVGIAAGFDKHGEAVDGLYQLGFGFVEVGSVTPQPQEGNPRPRVFRLPEDQAVINR, encoded by the exons AGGCTGCTAGACCCGGAGGCAGCCCACCGGCTAGCTGTTCGCTGCACGTCCCTGGGGCTCCTTCCTCGAGCTACATTTCAGGACTCTGACATGCTG GAAGTGAGAGTCCTGGGCCATAAATTCCGAAACCCAGTAGGGATTGCTGCAGGATTTGACAAGCACGGGGAAGCTGTGGATGGCCTCTACCAGCTGGGCTTTGGTTTCGTTGAGGTAGGAAGTGTGACTCCCCAGCCTCAGGAAGGAAACCCCAGACCCAGAGTATTCCGACTTCCGGAGGACCAAGCTGTCATTAACAGGTAG